A window from Drosophila yakuba strain Tai18E2 chromosome 3L, Prin_Dyak_Tai18E2_2.1, whole genome shotgun sequence encodes these proteins:
- the LOC6532433 gene encoding uncharacterized protein LOC6532433, which produces MEEEDTDYLPPPNINSLSIPNDPVLLAVYELYKPPLTANRNLLSERNRETYAEAFNDADQVPTLADLCVRQMAKRGNADVPDAVRQDPQKMRVHYDSLDVEVPLRECYFVEDASFWRRVVLAKSSETCLALKSLQDYDWRGKGLSLKYVELVEACPAALWPEQEMTELAALIKDHVRSMDIRHLQPPSEYAFRKAEREEDDLEPDITSEESGSMEISSDEPMTPEDGEEEGEEEEDEAGSTTRAEKKAIGFNTSFKISFSGDEDDSDNERRKRRHERNVARQRLRDLKAARDAEHEERRRRRSAMRKPKEPEPKKKKKRRQRIKGAFDIRVEPEPDDGDDRVLDKRNKQRYLAHLKQVKYPEEDCTHIDLSFLRHFVNLVSLNLEFLGPALGRKYHERNALFSIKDMIRLARGLVALQQLQVFRFRNSRLSTFKLYTVCRALRTLPLLEVVDFGYNQMTDDCGPELGTLVERLGMLKSLELEYNRLDTRAMSAIGAALQRSNLSRLEYLGLAHNKLSGDSLSILCNGIKDTEHVEELDVSGIEANPRTVVDQIGYLLRHHEPLRRLKMVAIPLGSKLGIKLICALAVNKNVTQFDCRDCDLDEKEEFEANVAVRRNIYGENSFVTDTKRFPSIADVLEFAKTLKHPMVQKVENDMAKKKECLPYCPTPTPSVRSLPAQSLVAEESEYDIWQMLGITKKVTKDDSPVEELVKKESSVSVIKEPFVYKPNEFNMEEFRAHVLLPGPSNRHSYFMKERRMDY; this is translated from the coding sequence ATGGAGGAAGAGGACACAGATTACTTGCCGCCGCCAAACATCAACAGCTTGAGTATACCGAATGATCCGGTCCTGCTGGCCGTGTATGAGCTTTACAAGCCGCCCCTGACCGCCAATCGGAATTTACTCTCGGAGCGCAATCGAGAAACCTACGCAGAGGCGTTTAATGATGCCGACCAAGTGCCCACTTTGGCGGATCTGTGCGTCCGACAGATGGCTAAACGTGGCAATGCCGACGTGCCCGACGCCGTGCGCCAAGATCCGCAAAAGATGCGCGTCCACTACGACTCACTCGATGTGGAAGTGCCCCTGCGCGAGTGCTACTTCGTGGAGGACGCCAGCTTCTGGAGGCGGGTAGTCCTAGCTAAGAGTTCCGAGACGTGCCTTGCACTGAAGAGTTTGCAGGATTACGACTGGCGCGGCAAGGGACTGAGCCTGAAGTACGTGGAGCTGGTGGAGGCCTGTCCGGCTGCCCTTTGGCCAGAGCAAGAGATGACCGAACTAGCCGCGCTGATAAAGGATCACGTGCGCTCCATGGACATTCGGCACCTGCAGCCGCCGTCGGAGTATGCCTTCCGGAAAGCAGAACGTGAGGAAGACGATTTGGAGCCGGATATAACCTCCGAGGAGTCTGGTAGCATGGAAATTTCCAGTGACGAGCCAATGACACCCGAAGACGGTGAGGAGGAGGGagaggaagaagaagatgaGGCAGGTTCCACCACGCGTGCAGAGAAAAAAGCTATTGGATTCAACACATCATTTAAGATAAGCTTTTCCGGCGATGAAGATGACTCCGACAACGAGCGTCGCAAACGTCGACATGAACGGAACGTCGCCCGCCAACGATTGCGGGATCTAAAGGCTGCCAGGGATGCGGAGCACGAGGAGCGCAGGCGACGTCGTTCCGCGATGCGGAAGCCCAAGGAGCCAgaacccaaaaagaaaaagaagcgaaGGCAGCGAATAAAGGGAGCCTTCGATATCCGCGTAGAGCCGGAACCGGACGATGGCGATGACAGGGTCTTGGACAAACGCAACAAGCAGAGGTATCTGGCGCATCTAAAACAAGTGAAATATCCGGAAGAGGACTGCACCCACATCGATCTCAGCTTTCTACGCCACTTTGTCAACCTGGTATCGCTGAACTTGGAGTTCCTCGGTCCGGCTTTGGGTAGGAAGTACCACGAGCGGAATGCGCTCTTTTCGATCAAGGACATGATTCGTCTGGCTAGAGGATTGGTGGCattgcagcagctgcaggtCTTCCGGTTTCGAAACAGCCGACTGAGTACCTTCAAGCTATATACCGTGTGCCGAGCGCTGCGCACGTTGCCCTTGCTGGAGGTGGTGGACTTTGGGTACAACCAGATGACTGACGACTGTGGCCCCGAGTTGGGAACTCTGGTGGAGCGGCTTGGCATGCTAAAGTCCCTAGAGCTGGAGTACAATCGACTGGATACGCGCGCCATGTCGGCCATCGGAGCGGCACTGCAGCGATCGAATCTCTCCAGACTGGAGTATTTGGGTTTGGCCCACAACAAGTTGAGCGGGGACTCTCTGTCCATCTTGTGCAACGGCATCAAGGACACCGAGCACGTGGAGGAGCTTGATGTGTCCGGTATCGAGGCGAATCCTCGGACAGTTGTGGACCAAATAGGCTATCTTCTGCGGCATCACGAACCGCTTCGTCGGCTGAAAATGGTGGCCATTCCTTTAGGGTCGAAGCTGGGCATAAAACTTATATGTGCCCTGGCCGTTAACAAGAATGTTACCCAATTTGACTGTCGGGACTGCGACTTGGACGAGAAAGAAGAGTTTGAGGCAAACGTGGCAGTCAGGCGGAATATCTATGGCGAAAACAGCTTCGTCACGGATACGAAGCGCTTCCCCAGCATCGCCGATGTGTTGGAGTTTGCCAAGACGCTGAAGCATCCGATGGTGCAGAAGGTAGAGAATGATATGGCGAAGAAGAAGGAGTGCTTGCCGTACTGCCCGACTCCGACGCCAAGTGTCCGTAGTCTCCCGGCACAGTCGCTGGTGGCGGAGGAGTCGGAGTACGATATTTGGCAGATGCTTGGCATCACGAAAAAAGTGACCAAGGACGACTCTCCCGTCGAAGAGCTAGTGAAAAAAGAGAGTTCAGTGTCGGTGATCAAGGAGCCCTTTGTCTACAAACCCAACGAATTCAACATGGAGGAGTTCCGAGCCCACGTTTTGCTGCCGGGGCCGAGCAACAGGCACTCCTACTTCATGAAGGAAAGGCGAATGGATTACTAA
- the LOC6532435 gene encoding uncharacterized protein LOC6532435 yields MHKQHLPFNGGPGGFGASAFNFNAPQFGEGAGFAEGLNGMPFLGKTPTKPLMRSISRKRLLVDGAGLDSLPPPLPAMSQHILSGGGVGRGQRFPVPPISTYYGHYEGDHSTSSMSKLKNTSAPENSDETQWHEKNTPAQATDLTSETDSESDLCSKQNGSELPESRWRRAFGYIMDTQPEQRRQRLQVMIKRCGQSAIAKHLLVLLQLLALVAVVGFRQVTRFGWLCGGVRYPMGCAKFQLRSYLRQMLWRLANAKGNDTLLFLIVVLVTPWLFLLSLVGFAISFVFSMRTGVAEGVRQLRRRAF; encoded by the coding sequence ATGCACAAGCAACATTTGCCCTTCAATGGCGGCCCGGGAGGATTCGGAGCCAGCGCCTTCAACTTCAATGCCCCGCAGTTCGGCGAAGGCGCTGGTTTCGCCGAGGGTCTCAACGGGATGCCGTTTCTGGGTAAGACGCCCACCAAACCGCTGATGCGCTCCATTAGCCGCAAGCGCTTGCTGGTCGATGGGGCTGGTCTAGACTCGCTGCCGCCACCTCTTCCTGCGATGTCCCAGCACATCCTGAGTGGCGGCGGAGTGGGACGTGGCCAACGCTTCCCAGTACCGCCCATCTCCACTTACTATGGCCACTACGAGGGCGACCATTCAACGTCATCGATGTCCAAGCTAAAGAACACCTCCGCACCGGAAAACTCGGATGAGACTCAATGGCATGAGAAAAATACACCGGCTCAAGCCACCGACTTGACTTCGGAAACCGACTCCGAGAGTGACCTATGCAGCAAGCAGAACGGCTCAGAGTTGCCGGAATCCCGCTGGCGGCGTGCCTTCGGCTACATAATGGACACTCAGCCGGAGCAGCGGCGCCAACGCCTGCAGGTGATGATCAAGCGCTGTGGACAGTCGGCCATCGCCAAGCatctgctggtgctgctgcaactgctggcCCTGGTGGCGGTTGTGGGTTTCCGCCAGGTCACCCGATTCGGATGGCTCTGCGGCGGCGTTCGCTATCCCATGGGTTGCGCCAAATTCCAGTTGCGCAGCTACCTGCGCCAGATGCTATGGCGCCTGGCCAATGCCAAGGGCAATGACACCTTGCTCTTTCTCATCGTGGTGCTGGTGACGCCCTGGCTATTCCTCCTCAGCCTGGTGGGCTTCGCCATATCCTTCGTCTTTTCCATGAGAACCGGCGTGGCGGAGGGAGTTCGTCAGCTGCGCCGACGCGCATTTTAA
- the LOC6532436 gene encoding WD repeat-containing protein 35, with protein MFVYLSKKIAIPNNVKLNCIAWNKEEGYIAVAGTDGLLKVLKLDQATPNGQNKGGLAAVSNLSMNQTLDGHKESVRVVTWNDAQQKLTSSDTDGVIMVWMLYKGSWYEEMTNDRKKSTVASMSWTSDGSRICIVYEDGAIIVGSVDGNRIFGKELKGTHLTGVQWSPDNRLILFALANGECHLYDNQGNFAMKLHIQCVNISGGSSSRGHRIASICWYSGRIPQSRKRPVLAICYENGRVQIMRNENDDAPAIFDTGMRNVDAKWNHDGTVLAICGTTMDAVGPTSQRDSNQVGFYSPLGKIYRTLKVPGNDITSLSWEGKSLRIAMAVDSFIYFANIRPDYIWCYFEKTVVFLNSGSATRDSPMSVITFWNTVSNQSFLKEVEPTLCLASSSEHCVLGVECVSSNIKEIALSTLENRSNPADDRVYQLLLCNSIGTTVDSKYTDIRPCFVGINSSYVAIASQEEILIWHYHTPKSASTLHNVKARKEKRFHIDDTPTGVEMAKDLMLSSSSGDGHSTQRGISDPVCALALSEKLLLVARESGAINEYSIANVALRNRHLMNSKVYKMAINCNSTRAAIIDHMGVMTLLDLDDNRETQLNFSRVERKDVWAVSWAKDNPLLLALMEKTRMYIFRGNDPEEPVSCSGYICTFEDLEITSVLLDDIISVGELQNSSHVIQLRVKSLRDTDDLLEHVGLEDAKQFIEDNPHPRLWRLLAESALKKLELETAENAFVRCAHYPGIKLVKRLRTIHSKELQRAEISAFYGEFEEAEKLYLDADRRDLAIELRMTLCDWFRVVQLYRMGGSGVSDQQMEIAWREIGHHFANLRSWESAREYYEKSHYLEGYMEALYHLEQFDDLEKCVERLPEKSPLLPKLAEMLASVGMCTEAVQAHLRFGDQKAAVSTCVNLRQWGEAVELAQRFQLPQVQTLIAKHAAQLLQEGRLKEAIEMQRNAGRHLDAARLLSQMAEREQEKRAPLLRIKKLYVLAALLAEEHLKAVATPEIDYASGRNTLLDSIALEDAAAIERLWHCAEAYHFMLLAQRQLRFGIIHSAVVTAVRLRDYEDVLPPEHIYSLLALASCADRAFGTCSKAFMKLEQQGHLPEATLQRYEELAAGIFAKYDPEDTVGEKVDCYSCGVLVPDSSPSCPECNARFPACISSGKPITQPTNNIWICTTCHHCAAPTEISRHRTCPLCHSLIVSMTVEI; from the exons ATGTTCGTTTATCTCAGCAAAAAG ATAGCCATACCCAATAATGTGAAGCTCAACTGCATAGCCTGGAACAAGGAGGAGGGCTACATCGCAGTGGCCGGGACGGATGGCCTGCTGAAGGTCCTGAAACTGGACCAGG CTACTCCCAATGGCCAGAACAAAGGCGGCCTGGCCGCCGTTTCCAATCTGTCCATGAACCAAACCCTAGATGGTCACAAGGAGTCGGTGCGCGTGGTCACGTGGAACGATGCGCAGCAGAAGCTGACCTCCTCGGACACGGATGGGGTGATCATGGTGTGGATGCTGTACAAGGGATCCTGGTACGAGGAGATGACCAACGACAGAAAGAAGTCCACGGTGGCCAGCATGAGCTGGACCTCGGATGGATCGCGCATCTGCATCGTCTACGAGGATGGAGCGATTATAGTGGGTTCTGTGGATGGCAACCGCATCTTTGGCAAGGAGCTGAAGGGCACTCATCTGACTGGCGTGCAGTGGAGTCCGGATAATCGGCTCATCTTGTTTGCCTTGGCCAACGGGGAGTGCCATCTGTACGATAACCAGGGGAACTTTGCT ATGAAGCTACACATCCAGTGCGTGAACATAAGTGGCGGCTCCTCCTCCAGAGGTCACCGCATAGCCAGCATCTGCTGGTACAGTGGCAGGATCCCCCAGAGTCGCAAGCGACCAGTTCTGGCCATTTGCTATGAGAACGGCAGGGTGCAGATCATGAGGAATGAAAATGATGATG CGCCCGCAATCTTCGACACTGGGATGCGCAATGTGGACGCCAAGTGGAACCATGACGGCACTGTGCTGGCCATTTGTGGAACCACCATGGACGCGGTGGGTCCGACCTCGCAGCGTGACTCCAACCAGGTGGGCTTCTACTCGCCTCTGGGCAAGATCTACCGCACGTTGAAGGTTCCTGGCAACGACATCACCTCGCTCAGCTGGGAGGGCAAATCCCTACGCATCGCCATGGCCGTGGATTCGTTCATCTACTTCGCCAACATCCGACCGGACTACATCTGGTGCTACTTCGAGAAGACCGTGGTGTTCCTGAACAGCGGCAGTGCAACCAGGGATTCGCCCATGAGCGTCATCACCTTCTGGAACACCGTCTCCAATCAGAGTTTCCTTAAGGAGGTGGAGCCCACCTTGTGCCTGGCGTCCAGCAGTGAGCACTGCGTCCTGGGTGTGGAGTGtgtcagcagcaacatcaaggAGATTGCGCTGAGCACCCTGGAGAATCGAAGTAATCCTGCGGACGACAGGGTTTACCAGTTGCTCCTCTGCAATTCCATTGGAACCACCGTGGATT CCAAGTACACGGATATTAGACCCTGCTTTGTGGGCATCAACTCGAGCTATGTGGCCATAGCCTCCCAGGAGGAGATTCTGATTTGGCACTACCACACTCCCAAG AGTGCCTCCACCCTGCACAACGTCAAGGCGCGCAAGGAGAAGCGCTTCCACATCGACGACACTCCCACGGGAGTGGAGATGGCCAAGGACCTGATGCTGAGCAGTAGCAGTGGCGATGGTCACTCCACGCAGCGGGGAATCAGTGACCCAGTCTGTGCCCTGGCTCTCTCCGAGAAGCTGCTTCTTGTGGCCAGGGAATCCGGCGCCATCAACGAGTACAGCATAGCCAACGTGGCACTGAGGAACCGTCACCTCATGAACTCCAAGGTCTACAAGATGGCTATCAACTGCAATTCCAC GCGAGCTGCCATTATTGACCACATGGGAGTGATGACACTGCTCGACCTGGACGACAACAGGGAGACGCAACTCAACTTCAGTCGGGTCGAGCGCAAGGACGTTTGGGCGGTGAGTTGGGCCAAGGATAACCCACTGCTGCTGGCTCTGATGGAGAAAACGCGCATGTACATCTTCCGGGGCAATGATCCCGAGGAGCCCGTATCCTGCTCCGGCTACATTTGCACCTTCGAGGACTTGGAGATCACCAGTGTACTGTTGGACGACATCATCAGCGTGGGTGAGCTGCAAAACTCGTCGCATGTCATCCAACTGAGGGTAAAGTCCTTGCGGGATACCGACGATCTGCTGGAGCACGTGGGACTGGAGGATGCCAAGCAGTTCATCGAGGACAACCCGCATCCGAGACTCTGGCGCCTGCTGGCAGAGTCTGCCCTGAagaaactggaactggagaCGGCGGAGAACGCCTTCGTGCGCTGTGCCCACTACCCGGGCATCAAGTTGGTCAAGAGACTGCGCACCATACACTCAAAGGAGCTTCAGAGGGCGGAGATATCAGCCTTCTACGGAGAGTTCGAGGAGGCGGAGAAGCTCTACCTGGACGCAGATCGTCGGGATCTGGCCATAGAGCTGCGCATGACCCTTTGCGATTGGTTTCGCGTGGTGCAGCTATACAGGATGGGAGGATCGGGCGTGTCGGACCAGCAGATGGAGATCGCTTGGCGGGAGATTGGCCACCACTTCGCCAACCTGCGCTCCTGGGAGAGTGCCAGGGAGTACTACGAGAAGTCCCACTATCTGGAGGGCTACATGGAGGCTCTGTATCACTTAGAGCAGTTTGACGACTTGGAAAAGTGTGTGGAACGGCTACCGGAGAAGAGCCCACTGCTTCCGAAGCTGGCCGAGATGCTGGCCTCCGTGGGCATGTGTACCGAGGCAGTTCAAGCTCATCTACGTTTCGGTGATCAGAAGGCCGCCGTCTCCACCTGCGTGAATCTCCGGCAGTGGGGCGAGGCTGTGGAGCTGGCCCAGCGGTTCCAGCTGCCCCAGGTGCAAACGCTCATAGCCAAGCACGCGGCTCAGTTGCTCCAGGAGGGACGTCTCAAAGAAGCCATCGAGATGCAGAGGAATGCAGGTCGCCATCTAGATGCAGCGCGCCTGCTTTCCCAAATGGCGGAACGGGAGCAGGAGAAGCGGGCTCCTCTGCTGAGAATCAAGAAGCTGTACGTGCTGGCTGCTCTGCTGGCGGAGGAGCACCTCAAGGCGGTGGCCACGCCGGAGATCGACTACGCCAGCGGCAGGAACACTCTACTGGACTCCATTGCCCTGGAGGATGCGGCCGCCATCGAGAGGCTCTGGCACTGTGCTGAGGCCTACCACTTTATGCTCCTGGCGCAGAGGCAGCTTCGATTCGGGATCATCCACAGTGCAGTGGTCACGGCGGTGAGGCTGCGCGACTACGAGGACGTCCTGCCCCCGGAGCATATCTACAGCCTACTGGCTCTGGCTAGCTGTGCGGATCGGGCCTTCGGCACCTGCTCCAAGGCGTTCATGAAGTTGGAGCAACAAGGTCATCTGCCGGAGGCTACCCTTCAAAGGTACGAGGAGCTGGCGGCGGGGATTTTCGCCAAGTACGATCCGGAGGACACCGTTGGCGAGAAGGTGGATTGCTATTCCTGCGGAGTTCTAGTGCCTGATAG CTCACCCTCCTGTCCCGAGTGCAATGCCCGTTTTCCGGCGTGCATTTCCTCCGGAAAACCCATCACCCAGCCGACGAACAACATTTGGATCTGCACCACCTGCCACCACTGTGCAGCTCCCACGGAGATCTCCAGGCACCGAACTTGCCCACTGTGCCACAGCTTGATCGTGTCCATGACAGTGGAGATCTGA
- the LOC6532437 gene encoding uncharacterized protein At4g17910 translates to MDSRAAAEPIPDVSPSPHPNPANRTLEQRLGLDLLQVSDWDWWGTLVQSGESLLLILSTLWCILFARVVCQKLRLHGSPDLCYAMEFVLVILPCILLVSVAVDYSGYMGIVMLVATLWFLRTSKALERARTRGQFDLGGNRPVCLSILRALTHLITAVCILAIDFGSFYRPFRKSRQFGAKLMDTGIGLFVFTMAMVSRRTRHWSDLRRSVLYSALPLILLGLARTVSILTLGYGQDAHEYGQHLNAFFTLGFTKFLGALVSILARKDLHLLPLGFGLLVIHQFGLSVLGVSDYVMNDEVERSSFFNANREGLVSLPGFVGLFLLSIYVNRWMVAKSVLSYSEFVRKLRRLFCLVIILWTLFVVSAYEIGISRVTCNLGYVIWMLAIGSTTLWVSFGAIDFAINSIMPWEPNALEDQEKGLLSGEVVAKKRGGSIVPFTISQALNKNGLTFFLVANVLTGMVNIFLRPEDRSDSESIIILLVYMFLGTKLTHELLKRGIRLA, encoded by the exons ATGGACAGTCGAGCGGCAGCGGAACCCATTCCCGATGTGAGCCCGAGTCCGCATCCAAATCCGGCGAACCGAACCCTTGAGCAGCGCCTGGGACTGGACCTCCTCCAAGTCTCCGACTGGGATTGGTGGGGAACCCTGGTCCAGAGCGGCGAGTCTCTGCTGCTGATCCTATCCACCTTGTGGTGCATTCTATTCGCGCGAGTGGTGTGCCAAAAGCTGCGGCTTCATGGCTCTCCCGATCTCTGCTATGCCATGGAGTTCGTCCTGGTCATCCTGCCCTGCATTCTGCTCGTCTCCGTGGCCGTGGACTACAGTGGCTACATGGGAATAGTGATGCTCGTGGCCACCTTGTGGTTTCTGCGCACAAGCAAGGCTCTGGAACGTGCTCGCACCCGCGGTCAGTTCGACTTGGGTGGCAATAGACCCGTGTGCTTGTCCATCCTTCGTGCTCTGACCCACTTGATCACCGCCGTCTGCATTTTGGCCATCGACTTCGGGAGTTTCTACAGGCCATTCCGCAAGAGCAGGCAGTTCGGAGCCAAGCTGATGGATACCGGCATCGGTCTGTTTGTCTTCACCATGGCCATGGTGTCGCGGAGGACTCGCCACTGGTCCGATCTCCGCCGGAGTGTGCTCTACTCCGCCCTGCCGCTCATCCTGCTGGGACTGGCTCGCACGGTGTCCATTCTGACGCTGGGTTACGGACAGGATGCCCATGAGTACGGCCAGCATCTGAATGCCTTTTTCACCCTGGGTTTCACCAAGTTCCTCGGCGCGCTGGTCAGCATTCTGGCTCGCAAAGATCTCCATTTGCTGCCCTTGGGATTCG GTCTGTTGGTGATCCACCAGTTTGGCCTGAGCGTCCTTGGCGTGTCCGACTATGTGATGAATGATGAAGTTGAGCGCTCCAGCTTCTTCAATGCGAATCGCGAAGGTCTGGTCTCCTTGCCGGGATTCGTTGGCTTGTTCTTGCTTTCCATTTATGTTAACCGCTGGATGGTGGCGAAGAGTGTGCTGAGCTACTCCGAGTTTGTCCGGAAGCTGAGGCGTCTGTTCTGCCTGGTGATTATCCTGTGGACCTTGTTCGTCGTCAGTGCCTACGAAATTGGAATCTCCCGAGTGACCTGCAATCTGGGCTATGTCATATGGATGCTGGCCATCGGGAGCACCACTTTGTGGGTCAGTTTCGGAGCCATAGACTTTGCGATCAACAGCATAATGCCGTGGGAACCGAATGCTTTGGAGGATCAGGAAAAGGGTCTTCTATCGGGAGAAGTTGTGGCCAAGAAAAGGGGCGGATCCATTGTTCCGTTTACGATTAGCCAGGCTCTGAACAAAAATGGTTTGACATTCTTCCTGGTGGCCAACGTTCTCACCGGTATGGTAAACATATTCCTCCGGCCAGAAGATCGGTCTGATTCCGAGTCCATCATCATCCTGTTAGTCTACATGTTTCTGGGCACCAAGCTGACCCACGAATTGCTAAAGAGGGGTATTCGACTAGCCTGA